A region of Granulicella sibirica DNA encodes the following proteins:
- a CDS encoding SRPBCC family protein, producing MTKNTVNEVERMVITRVFDAPRELVWKAWTDPKYVMQWWGPKGFTSPVCKIDFRVGGKFLCSMRSPDGQEFWNAGEYHEIIPHEKIVSSMYFADSQGNKVEPEELGIEHEAIDGAYDVTLFEDLGNGQTKLTFIGNEPMESAKNSGQVEGWNQILDKFATIVQGLAQSK from the coding sequence ATGACGAAAAACACGGTTAACGAAGTCGAGCGGATGGTGATCACGAGAGTGTTCGATGCCCCACGCGAACTGGTTTGGAAGGCGTGGACAGACCCGAAATACGTGATGCAGTGGTGGGGGCCGAAGGGCTTCACCTCGCCCGTATGCAAAATAGACTTTCGCGTAGGAGGCAAATTCCTCTGCTCCATGAGATCGCCGGATGGTCAGGAGTTCTGGAATGCCGGGGAATATCACGAAATCATCCCGCACGAGAAGATCGTCTCCTCCATGTACTTTGCCGACTCGCAGGGAAACAAGGTTGAGCCTGAAGAGTTAGGAATAGAACATGAGGCCATAGACGGCGCGTACGACGTAACTCTCTTCGAGGATCTTGGAAACGGCCAGACCAAGCTCACCTTCATCGGCAACGAACCCATGGAAAGCGCGAAGAATAGCGGGCAGGTCGAGGGCTGGAACCAAATACTCGACAAATTCGCTACGATCGTTCAAGGCTTGGCGCAATCGAAGTAA
- a CDS encoding ArsR/SmtB family transcription factor: MDRLNTTFAALSDPTRRAMIERLSHGPASVHGLTEPFALSQQMISKHIAYLVRARIVIKTKRGRESVCTLRPEAIKTVSDWAFNYRRFWEESFDKLDAVINQMKKEELQDDEKHG, translated from the coding sequence GTGGATCGATTGAATACAACCTTTGCCGCACTGTCTGACCCAACCCGGCGGGCCATGATCGAACGGCTCTCCCACGGTCCTGCCTCGGTGCACGGATTGACGGAACCGTTTGCCCTCTCGCAGCAGATGATTTCAAAACACATCGCCTACCTGGTGCGGGCTCGGATTGTGATCAAGACAAAGCGTGGACGGGAAAGTGTCTGCACGCTCAGGCCAGAGGCAATTAAGACAGTCAGCGATTGGGCCTTCAACTATCGCCGATTCTGGGAAGAGAGCTTCGACAAGCTGGATGCGGTCATAAATCAAATGAAAAAAGAGGAGCTTCAAGATGACGAAAAACACGGTTAA
- a CDS encoding SDR family oxidoreductase, whose product MAKVLITGIAGFIGSSIARGVLAEGATVVGVDNMSSGKMENLEGIRGSVDFREADVQDAAAMNDACVGVDYVFHEAAIPSVPMSVNDPVGTNGPNVNGTLTMLEAARKAGVKRLLYAASSAAYGDSPELPKHEGMLPGPISPYAVQKVAGEYYLQSYARVYGLETVSLRYFNVFGPKQDPTSQYSGVLARFISMMTKGETPTIFGDGSTSRDFVYIDNVVHANMLAATTSAPVSGKVFNVATGVRTTLLEAYEEIKRIVGYEGGVTFMPERDGDIRHSLADITCAQTVFGYGVKKDFRSGLEKTIEWYQGA is encoded by the coding sequence ATGGCTAAGGTACTGATTACTGGAATCGCTGGTTTTATCGGGTCGAGCATTGCTCGGGGCGTGCTGGCTGAGGGCGCAACGGTTGTTGGCGTCGATAACATGAGTTCGGGCAAGATGGAGAACCTTGAGGGGATCCGGGGGAGCGTCGATTTTCGCGAGGCGGATGTGCAGGACGCCGCGGCGATGAACGATGCGTGTGTTGGCGTGGATTACGTGTTTCATGAGGCGGCGATTCCTTCCGTGCCGATGTCGGTGAATGACCCGGTGGGAACGAATGGGCCGAATGTGAATGGGACGCTGACGATGCTCGAAGCGGCGCGGAAGGCGGGCGTGAAGAGGTTGCTATATGCGGCTTCTTCGGCTGCTTATGGCGACTCGCCGGAGCTTCCGAAGCATGAAGGGATGCTGCCGGGGCCGATCTCGCCTTATGCGGTGCAGAAGGTTGCGGGGGAGTATTACCTGCAGAGCTATGCGCGTGTGTATGGACTGGAGACGGTGTCGCTGCGGTACTTCAACGTGTTTGGGCCGAAGCAGGATCCTACGTCGCAGTACTCGGGCGTGCTTGCCCGGTTTATCTCGATGATGACGAAGGGGGAGACTCCGACGATTTTCGGGGATGGATCAACCAGCCGGGACTTTGTTTATATCGACAACGTCGTGCATGCGAATATGCTGGCGGCGACAACTTCGGCTCCTGTGTCGGGCAAGGTATTCAATGTGGCTACCGGGGTTCGGACGACGCTGCTTGAGGCTTATGAAGAGATCAAGCGGATTGTGGGGTATGAGGGCGGCGTGACCTTTATGCCGGAGCGGGATGGGGATATTCGGCACTCACTGGCGGATATTACGTGTGCGCAGACGGTGTTTGGGTATGGGGTGAAGAAGGATTTCCGGAGTGGTCTGGAGAAGACGATCGAGTGGTACCAAGGGGCTTAA
- a CDS encoding glycosyltransferase, whose translation MKVAVVTDYFPTSLNPWAGHSAYQTLRLLAKQCDLHVFCSDPQYPFFLTPAARRGKHIDHTWRPPDVPVTYVTYPLIPVVSRPLNGLAIAHYLTPDVRAFQPDLILSYVIYPDGYAAVRIGRTLNVPVVLTAIGSDLNRIPGRLVARHVGTALRKANFVLTVSHDLCNTARRLGASPARSKAELNGCDTAVFYPRGRAEARASLGLPPHQDFLVYVGRLDVRKGLVELVEAMSQLRATRPDTHCYLVGDGPDKPILEQAVARLNLSETVTFIPACLSPRIAVWMAASNLVTLPSYNEGCPNVVIEAMASGRPVVATRVGGIPELMDDEAGRLVPPKNPKALAEALDVVLSKTWNAEAISRRHGRSWQEVATNVYQTLEQTLANR comes from the coding sequence ATGAAAGTCGCTGTAGTCACCGACTACTTTCCCACCTCGCTGAATCCCTGGGCCGGCCACTCCGCGTACCAGACCCTCCGCCTCCTCGCAAAACAGTGCGACCTCCACGTCTTCTGTTCTGACCCCCAGTACCCATTCTTCCTCACCCCTGCCGCACGCCGCGGCAAGCATATCGACCACACCTGGCGTCCACCCGACGTCCCCGTCACCTACGTCACCTACCCCCTGATCCCGGTCGTCTCTCGGCCTCTCAACGGCCTAGCCATCGCCCACTACCTCACCCCGGATGTCCGCGCCTTCCAGCCCGACCTCATCCTCAGCTACGTCATCTATCCCGACGGCTACGCCGCCGTCCGAATCGGCCGCACCCTCAACGTCCCCGTCGTCCTCACCGCCATCGGCTCCGACCTCAACCGCATCCCCGGCCGCTTGGTCGCCCGCCACGTCGGCACCGCTCTTCGCAAGGCCAACTTCGTCCTCACCGTCAGCCACGACCTCTGCAACACTGCTCGTCGCCTCGGCGCAAGCCCAGCCCGCTCCAAAGCCGAGCTCAACGGCTGCGACACCGCCGTCTTCTACCCACGCGGCCGCGCCGAAGCCCGCGCCTCTCTGGGCCTCCCACCCCACCAGGACTTCCTTGTATACGTAGGCCGTCTCGACGTCCGCAAAGGCCTTGTAGAACTCGTCGAAGCCATGTCCCAGCTCCGAGCCACCCGCCCGGACACCCACTGCTATCTCGTCGGCGACGGCCCCGACAAGCCCATCCTCGAGCAGGCCGTAGCCCGCCTGAATCTAAGCGAGACCGTCACCTTCATCCCCGCCTGCCTCTCCCCCCGGATAGCCGTCTGGATGGCCGCCTCGAACCTCGTGACTCTCCCCAGCTACAACGAAGGCTGCCCCAACGTCGTCATCGAAGCCATGGCCTCCGGCCGCCCCGTAGTCGCCACCCGCGTAGGCGGCATCCCCGAGCTCATGGATGACGAAGCCGGCCGCCTGGTCCCCCCCAAAAATCCCAAAGCCCTCGCCGAAGCCCTCGACGTCGTTCTATCCAAAACCTGGAACGCGGAAGCCATCTCCAGACGCCACGGCCGAAGCTGGCAGGAAGTCGCGACAAACGTCTACCAGACCCTCGAACAAACCCTGGCCAACCGCTAA
- a CDS encoding glycosyltransferase, with product MRVLLITYSFPPAAGVGVLRALSLAKYLPANGIQVDVLTARNAAAVGHDPKLLTQLDPDIYIHRTWALDLPFALRKAIKKAVNRRSANTKAAAPSLPKKIAKPNPIKALIGNLLLPDPQIGWLPFAFPAARRIIRSRKIDLVLITVPPFSSATLVTRLRHSFPDLPIVLDFRDEWLTTTIDLVSFNNNARARAVAHKAESEAIRDASAIVCVTHAAVAEVKKRYPSEPSCKFHCIPNGYDTPPPTAKAPTIPQHSTVLTYIGTVYNSTDPTPVVEAILALPPDQRERLKLRFIGYIETPAFRETLLRLGPQVELLGFMPQAEALRHIQTTTYLLLITHDPINVAAKLFDYLGSARPILAAVHPTGDVRRILDDTGAGWSAPVNDPCALGTLFTEAIARTQNLAKAYHPDLAKIAAYHRAPLAGQYATLLRSLRKLGA from the coding sequence ATGAGAGTCCTCCTCATCACCTACTCTTTCCCTCCCGCAGCCGGCGTCGGCGTCCTGCGCGCCCTCTCGCTCGCCAAGTATCTCCCCGCAAACGGCATTCAGGTCGACGTCCTCACCGCCCGCAACGCTGCCGCCGTAGGCCACGACCCGAAGCTCCTCACTCAGCTCGATCCCGACATCTATATCCATCGCACCTGGGCTCTCGACCTGCCCTTCGCTTTACGCAAGGCCATCAAGAAAGCCGTCAACCGCCGCTCGGCAAACACAAAAGCCGCCGCACCCTCTCTCCCGAAGAAAATAGCGAAACCCAACCCCATCAAAGCCCTCATCGGCAACCTGCTCCTGCCTGACCCCCAGATCGGCTGGCTCCCCTTCGCCTTCCCCGCCGCCCGCCGCATCATCCGCTCGCGCAAGATCGACCTCGTCCTCATCACCGTCCCGCCGTTCTCGAGCGCCACCCTCGTCACCCGTCTCCGCCACTCCTTCCCGGACCTCCCCATCGTCCTCGACTTCCGTGACGAGTGGCTCACCACCACCATCGACCTCGTCAGCTTCAACAACAACGCCCGCGCCCGCGCCGTCGCCCACAAGGCCGAGTCTGAAGCCATTCGCGACGCCTCCGCCATCGTCTGTGTCACCCACGCCGCCGTAGCCGAGGTCAAAAAGCGCTACCCCTCCGAGCCCTCCTGCAAATTCCACTGCATTCCCAACGGCTACGACACCCCACCCCCCACCGCCAAAGCCCCCACCATCCCTCAGCACTCCACCGTCCTCACCTACATCGGCACCGTCTACAACTCCACCGACCCCACCCCCGTCGTCGAAGCCATCCTCGCCCTGCCCCCCGATCAGCGCGAGCGCCTCAAGCTCCGCTTCATCGGCTACATCGAAACCCCTGCTTTCCGCGAAACCCTCCTCCGCCTCGGCCCCCAGGTCGAGCTTCTCGGCTTCATGCCCCAGGCCGAAGCCCTCCGGCACATCCAGACCACCACCTACCTCCTCCTCATCACCCACGACCCCATCAACGTCGCCGCCAAGCTCTTCGACTACCTCGGCTCTGCCCGTCCCATCCTCGCCGCTGTCCACCCCACCGGAGACGTCCGCCGCATTCTCGACGACACCGGCGCCGGCTGGTCCGCGCCCGTCAATGACCCCTGCGCCCTCGGCACACTCTTCACCGAAGCTATCGCCCGAACCCAAAATCTAGCGAAGGCCTACCACCCCGATCTCGCAAAGATTGCCGCCTATCACCGGGCCCCGTTGGCTGGCCAATACGCAACCCTTCTTCGCTCTCTCAGAAAGCTCGGCGCATGA
- a CDS encoding glycosyltransferase: MKIIHVIYSMELGGAEVLVAQLCRMQRANGHDVSVFAYSKLGSVGEGLRDEGFEIYVPGEAPPARTMLRYYRQFAALRPDVVHCHNSAATLQGALSARLAGVRCVISTRHSLVAPPYDVAGEVKYNLIARSCDVITGICEITCENLRGGPLAQKEKIVRVYNGSSAIERVDLAPLGDEFVKRGLTLVFVGRLAAVKDLGTLLRAVALASVKVPELQAWIVGDGPVRKDLEALATALGVADRVRFWGQRMDTDRFFSAADVFAMSSVSEGLPMSLLQAMSLGIPAVLTDVGGMAEVLGLSKSGLLTPVGDSVAMSEAIVRLAEGQALRAEFARRAVETYRAEFTLERMDAAYMAIYRGEYELPV, translated from the coding sequence ATGAAGATCATTCATGTCATCTACAGCATGGAGCTGGGTGGAGCCGAGGTGCTGGTGGCGCAGCTTTGCCGCATGCAGCGGGCGAATGGGCACGATGTTTCTGTCTTTGCGTACTCGAAGCTCGGCTCGGTGGGTGAAGGGCTGCGAGACGAGGGGTTCGAGATCTATGTTCCGGGGGAAGCTCCTCCTGCACGAACGATGCTCCGGTACTATCGGCAGTTTGCGGCTTTGAGACCAGACGTGGTGCACTGTCATAATTCCGCCGCCACGTTGCAGGGGGCGCTGAGCGCGAGGCTCGCTGGAGTGAGGTGTGTGATCTCGACGCGTCATAGCCTGGTGGCTCCGCCGTATGACGTTGCGGGTGAGGTGAAGTACAACCTCATCGCACGATCGTGCGATGTGATTACCGGAATCTGCGAGATCACGTGCGAGAACCTGCGCGGGGGTCCGCTGGCGCAGAAGGAGAAGATCGTCCGGGTATACAACGGGTCTTCGGCGATCGAGCGGGTGGACCTTGCTCCGCTTGGCGATGAGTTCGTGAAGCGCGGGCTGACGCTGGTGTTCGTGGGAAGGCTCGCGGCGGTGAAGGACCTGGGGACGCTGCTGCGGGCCGTGGCGCTGGCGTCGGTGAAGGTGCCGGAGCTGCAGGCCTGGATCGTTGGGGATGGTCCGGTGCGGAAGGATCTGGAGGCGCTGGCGACCGCGCTGGGCGTTGCGGACAGGGTGCGGTTCTGGGGGCAACGGATGGATACGGACCGGTTCTTCTCGGCGGCGGATGTGTTTGCGATGTCGTCGGTGTCGGAGGGTCTGCCGATGTCGTTGCTGCAGGCGATGAGCCTCGGAATTCCGGCGGTGCTGACGGATGTGGGTGGGATGGCGGAGGTGCTCGGGCTGTCGAAGAGCGGGCTGCTTACGCCGGTGGGCGATTCGGTGGCGATGTCGGAGGCGATCGTGCGCCTGGCCGAGGGCCAGGCGCTGAGGGCGGAGTTCGCGAGGCGCGCGGTAGAGACGTATCGGGCCGAGTTTACGCTGGAGCGCATGGATGCGGCGTACATGGCGATTTACCGGGGGGAGTATGAGCTGCCGGTTTGA